A stretch of DNA from Paenibacillus albus:
AACATGACCGACTGTGTCTGCCCGCCTAGCCTCGAAGGGCTCGTGGCTGATTGGCCAGGGCTCTTGAGCATTACCCAAGCTTTGCCGCGAACCATCATTGCGCCATGCAAGCTGCCGTCAGGGAGCTCGAAGCGGAAGTGCTCCGCCAAGCCGAATGCGCTTTGCAGCCACTCTAGGGCGGCGGCGACATTCTCATAGAACAGGTGTGGCAGGATGGTATCGACCGGAACGGAACGGTTGTGAATCATGGACAGGCACCTCCGAATAATAGTGTGACGGACGCGTTATGCGATCAGCATAGCATAGCGGCACGCCATACTGTTAGCGAATTCTAAGCTGCGCCTGGAACTCTTCCAGAAGCAGCTTTTTTATATTTTTCGAGCTGGTGAGGCACATTTTCATAAGTTCAAGTGTTATAGAGATGTAGCTACATAAATGCAACGTCAGGAGGTGTCGAAAACGAAATTGGAATCGTCACAGCAGCGGCAGGATGAACAACAGATAGAGAGGTTGGTCGCCTCCGTTCAACAAGGACATACCGGGCAATACGCCGATCTTGTACGAATCTTTCAGCAGCCGATCTTCCGCTATTGCTATCGCTTGCTGACGGACAAGCAGGATGCGGAGGACGCCGTGCAGGACATTCTCGTCAAAGCGTACCAGTCCCTTCACCAATACAAGCGGGCAGAAAACTTCTCGGCATGGCTATACCGGATTGCGCACCGGCATTGCTTGAATTTGCTGCGCCGGAGGCGGCTTCATCAACAAGTCATGCGATTCATGAGGCTGGAGCTGATTACGCCAGGGCCGGAGGCAGAGCTCGGCAGCGAGCTGTTCAATCACAATCCGGCGCTTGCAGCCGCACTCGCCCTTCTGTCATCGGAGGAGCGTAGCTTACTCATTCTGCGAGTATTCGAGGAGAAGTCCTATGAAGAGCTGAGCGACATCATGCAGGCTCGACCGAATGCGCTAATCAAGCGCATGCAGCGCATTAAGCAGAAGGTGCAGCAAGTAATGAGAGCAGAGGAGGGGACGGTAAAATGGAGCGAACCGAACCATTTGCCCATGAATTCAGAGATATAAGCTCAGCGGGCGAGCAAGCAGGTCTGCCGGAGATTAACGTGGTCGAGCAGGTCATGAACCGCATCACGGGGCAGAAACAGAAGCAAGGGCGGAGAAGGAAGAGCGGGGCGGCGTTCAGAAGCGTGACGGCGCTCGGCAGTGCAGCGCTGATCCTTCTGCTTATCTCCGTCACGGCCTATGCGGCAACGGAATATATACAGATTCGCAATAAAGCCGGACAAGTGAAGGTGCAGTATGAAGCACCAAGCCTAACAACGACAAACGGAGAGCCAGCGCCTTACAACAAATTCGCTGCGCAAGCGCTGAAGTTCGCAGGCGAGGGGGAGCTTGTTGCTTACCTTATGCCAGGAAACGGGACGTCTGAATTGCAGTTCGAATTTAAAGAGAAGCGTCTGAAGTCGTATACGGATTTCGTACAGGAGATGAAACGGACTGCGGCCCCGCAGCTGCCTAAGACGGCGCTGGATTACAAGTTCAGCTATGGTTCAGTGTATGCGAACAAGCCGACAACCGATAAGGACAAGCGCAGCTCGTTCTATCAAGGGATGCTTGCTGATCTGAAGGCGCAGGCGGATAAACCTGGCGGCGGCAGCCCTCTCGTCATGAAGAAGATTCCGTGGACGAAGCCTGCGTCCGTCAATGCGTTGTATACGAGGGGAAAGGCGTACATTGGCTTGAACGCGCTCCTTATGAATGGCGGGCAGATGAACGTCGTGCAGGATGCGGACAACAAAACGGATAAAGTGATGATAGGCAGTACCGTCGTCATCTTCAACAAAGTGACGAAGGGTAAGATCGGTTACGCTTATCTCAATTGGTACGACGAGAAGCAGGATGCGTACTATACGCTGACCAGCTATGGCGATCACACGCTCACAAGAGCGGAGTTTCTCCAATTGGCGACAACGATTATTGAATAATGCAAAATGTGAAGTAAGCCGGGAAAGGACCTTGTGAGAGGGACTGTCTCGGCCTTTTTTTGACTATAAATTTAGTATATTTATTGTATACATATTGTGCACTACCGATGAATATGATAGCCTAAAATTACGGCGAAGCGGTTTCATCGAAGCGAATATGGTGAATACTTGCCGCCCTGCCTGCGCTATTTATTCCATCATTCCATATCAATCGGGAGCGTGAACGTAAGCATGTCGACGTTGCAGCGTTTGAAAGTAAGCAGCAATAAACGATTTCTGATTCATGAGGATGGCACTCCATTCTTCTGGCTTGGCGATACCGCCTGGGAGCTGTTTCACAAGTTAAACCGGGAAGAAGCGGACATGTATTTGCGCAATCGGGCAGAACTGAAATTTAACGTCGTGCAGGCAGTCGCGCTAGCTGAGTTTGACGGCATTGCAACGAACTCTGCCTATGGCAGGCAGCCATTGAAGCGAAATGAACAAGGCGAGTATGATCCGACAATGCCTGATACAGATGGCGATGACCACTATTGGGCGCATGTCGATGCCGTCATTGATCTTGCGGCGTCGCACGGGCTTTACGTAGCGCTGCTCCCAACTTGGGGCGATAAGTATCATAAGGCTTCGTTCGGCAAAGGACCGGAAATCTTCAACGGCGAGAATGCCAAAGTATATGGACGCTGGCTCGGCGAACGATACGGCGACCGATCCAACATCATTTGGGTGCTTGGCGGAGACCGGTCGCTCCTTACACGCAATCATTTTGAAGTCAACAATGGACTGGCTGCGGGACTGCGGGAAGCTGTCGGCGATACACAGCTCATAACGTTCCATCCAAGCGGCAACACCTCTTCCTCACTCCATATGCACGACGAGCCGTGGCTGGATTTCAATATGATTCAATCCGGACATCATGAACAGGTTCGCGAGAATTATAAGCACATGAAGGGCGATTACGATCGGCTGCCGGTCAAGCCGACCGTGGACGCAGAGCCTGCTTATGAGGATCACCCGGTCAACTTTAATGCGTCCCGCGGTTACTTTGATCAAGCAGATGTGCGGACGGGTGCATATTACGGCGTCTTCGCAGGCGGCTTCGGCACGACTTATGGCCATCACAGCGTCTGGTCGATGACAACGGAGCCCGCGCCGTATTTCATCATGACGTGGCAGGATGCGCTGAATCGGCCGGGTGCGACGCAGATGCAGCATCTGCGCGCATTGATGGAGTCAAGGCCGTATCTGGATCGTGTGCCCGACCAAAGCCTGATCGCCGAAAACTACGAAGGCGCGAACTATATGGTCGCAACAAGGGGCGAGAATTACGGTCTCATCTACAGCCCGAACGGGATTCCTTTCCGCGCATCGCTCCGCAGCCTTGGAGGCGGCCGCATAACGGCGTCATGGTTCGACCCGCGCACCGGCGAGTACAGCGCAATCGGCCCCGTCACAAGTAATGACGGAGAAGCAACTTTCGTCCCTCCGACTAGCGGCAGAGGAAACGATTGGGTGCTCGTGTTGACCGCATCCTAGACAACAGTAATAGCAAGCAAAAAACCTTCAAAGCCCATAGCGGCTTTGAAGGTTTTTTACATTAAGGCTGACGTCTCATCACAGCAGGCAGCGTAATGGTGACCGTCGTCCCTTTGCCGAGCTCACTCTCATAAGACAAGCCATACGAGGCTCCATACAGAAGCTGAATGCGCTCATGAATATTCTTGATG
This window harbors:
- a CDS encoding VOC family protein, which encodes MIHNRSVPVDTILPHLFYENVAAALEWLQSAFGLAEHFRFELPDGSLHGAMMVRGKAWVMLKSPGQSATSPSRLGGQTQSVMLFIDDIEAHYEAARAAQAVIIEPLGVTEYGEQQYVAEDPEGHQWIFAKHVLDVHPESWGAKLATIKEAE
- a CDS encoding RNA polymerase sigma factor translates to MESSQQRQDEQQIERLVASVQQGHTGQYADLVRIFQQPIFRYCYRLLTDKQDAEDAVQDILVKAYQSLHQYKRAENFSAWLYRIAHRHCLNLLRRRRLHQQVMRFMRLELITPGPEAELGSELFNHNPALAAALALLSSEERSLLILRVFEEKSYEELSDIMQARPNALIKRMQRIKQKVQQVMRAEEGTVKWSEPNHLPMNSEI
- a CDS encoding glycoside hydrolase family 140 protein, whose product is MSTLQRLKVSSNKRFLIHEDGTPFFWLGDTAWELFHKLNREEADMYLRNRAELKFNVVQAVALAEFDGIATNSAYGRQPLKRNEQGEYDPTMPDTDGDDHYWAHVDAVIDLAASHGLYVALLPTWGDKYHKASFGKGPEIFNGENAKVYGRWLGERYGDRSNIIWVLGGDRSLLTRNHFEVNNGLAAGLREAVGDTQLITFHPSGNTSSSLHMHDEPWLDFNMIQSGHHEQVRENYKHMKGDYDRLPVKPTVDAEPAYEDHPVNFNASRGYFDQADVRTGAYYGVFAGGFGTTYGHHSVWSMTTEPAPYFIMTWQDALNRPGATQMQHLRALMESRPYLDRVPDQSLIAENYEGANYMVATRGENYGLIYSPNGIPFRASLRSLGGGRITASWFDPRTGEYSAIGPVTSNDGEATFVPPTSGRGNDWVLVLTAS